The stretch of DNA AAGACCATCAAATAAGCCTCTTAATGTGatagattatctttttctttaaaaccttgaaaacaaaacagaacaaacccTGAAAGCATCTGGTATGATGCCTTCTATATATATAGTACGGTTCACAGTCACCATTTAGTAAATgtggataatgaaaatgttaatcACACTCATCTCAAATCTCAATCTTTTACAGACTTCTCTCCTGAAGTAGTAAGAAATTgtcaatgatgaaaataaaataatctgtaaatTATTACCTAGGATAAAGACAACTACATTGTTTTTAATCATGGATATAAGAGCCAGAGCCAGTTAGCAAACCATCAACAATACAGGTACCAGTTTCCTCCTTAAAAGAAGAACaatctttcaagaaaaatctataacttctctattttttaagacatttattcaCATTACTAAAGCTGCTTCGGTCTGCTGAACCACAGTTTTAAGAGCTTGAGCTTTGTAATCAAACAGACCTGGTTTGGAATATAGCTCTTTCACATGCTAGTTTTGTAACCTTACGCAAGTTAACCCCTTCGACCAGTTTACTCCTCCAAAGAATGGGGATAAAAATCACATCTTATACATTATGGGAGGAGAAAAAgcttaatacatgtaaagcactaaGAACGGTGCCTAATATATATCATTAAGTACTCAGGAAATCGTATTTttattactactactaataaaaaattacccggggcacccgggtggctcagtggttgagctcaggtggtgatccaggctcctgggattgcttctccctctgcctatgtctctgcctctctctgtgtctcataaataaataaataaaatctttaagggaaaaaaaaaatcactctcactaggtttttgtgaagattaattaaaatagatCATTACAGGCACACCATAAATGTTAACTATCCTAGCAGGTAAGATCAtacagcggggtggggggggcggggggggacagACAGGGTACccttattaaattaaaaaagaaatgaaaatgattacCCAGTTTTTTTGAATATGCATCCAACTTGTAGGCTGCCTGCTCCAGAGCTGCTACTTGCTCTTCAATTACATTGATCTGATCCAGATAAGGCTGCAGTCCAGCatctttgaaaacaaagacaGACCACACGTTCATAAAGCCTCAACACGGAGTGCAGAAAAACACAGAGTGGGAAGTAACAGTACTAGTGTCCCGCCAGCTGTGCCCCAGACACACTAGCCGGGTGACAGGATTCTGATCAATCGCAGGACAAACACTAGCAGGCAGCAGCCAGCTGACCAAGCAGAACTGTGAGCTGGACAAAGCAAGTCTCTCTCATCCATGAACAATCCTCTTTTAGATTCTTTGCTCCTCCAGCAATCTTTCCATTCCCGAGTCAGTTTCTTGAGTAATCCCCTACCAACAAAGAGTGCCCACAGAGAAGGAACACaaatatggaaaaatggaaaaatacatccTACCAGTGTAACATTTAAAGATGCTCTGGTTTTCTGCTTATAGAGTAGTCCTTTATGGATTTCATTGTTAAATAAATTCACTAGAATCTAACCACCCCTCTTTTCCCCTATCCCTTTCCAGGAATAAACTGATCAAATCAAGATTCAGAAGCAGAAATAACCATACCAAAACATGCTAATCCTCAATATGGCAGAAATTCCCTTAACTTCGTGATTTACTTTTAGAGAATGAGCTCCCTCAGGACAGGTGCCATGACCCTTCCACTTCTCTACAAACCCAAgcacaaaagaatattaaatacaaacatgtttaattataaaaagtattACTTACATTTCTGGTTTAAGTCCTTTAGGTTTCTACTAATGTTTATAGCGATATCTTTCATTTCAAGATACTTCAGGCTGGttagtttattcatattttccaggAGCTTATAGTCTTCACTGGtggctttaaaataaacagaagatgTCTTTACGATTTGTCACAGATCACCAGAATGTGGAATCATAGGCCAAATGGTAGTTCAAGGCAGGACCCCAAGAATGTCAAAGGAGCAGGCCACTACTGATTTATGACATTTATACCCAGCCTGTGTACTCTGAATGTCTAAGTAGAAACTCAGATACTAATCAGCTAACTATTTAAACCAAATAAGATCCAATGACTTCAGACTCTTggttaaaaagggaaataataaattcatgtcttaagaaaaaagaggtgACATAGCCTTGGTTTTCCTATGGTATGAAAACATGTTATTTGAGGGATTGCATCCtaagtatatataaaacttcCAACAGGCATCTTTCAGGGCACGCGGAGTGTTGCGGAGGGAGCCACACACCGACGCGGCTAAGGCAGCGCACAGCCCCCAGAGCCCAAGTGCCGCTCCAGCGAGCGAGCGAGCGGCGCAGGGCAGCACCCCAGTCAGCCCACACCCCGCCTCACCCGTCAGTTCTCCAGTCAGGTAAGTTGCCATTTTGGAGAACATGTCCCGGCAGAGCTCAGTGATGTCAGCCTCAGCCGGCTCCTTTGCTTCCTCAGCTGTCTCCACGGCGGCATCGTCTGAATCAAAGGAGAACGAGGACGGGTCGGGCCCTGCACCGGGTCCTAACCCAGCCACGGCATCCTCTCCCCACACCGCCTCCCGTGTCCTCATTCGATCAAGTCGGCCCCATTCTCCACGTGCCATAATTTCAAGACCCTCACTTCGTCCTTGCCCACCTGACACACCGACTCCGTTCCCTTGCACTCGCCCTTGGCTCAAGCCCGATCCCGTGGCCAAATCACCTCAGTCGCCCGCTCAGGTGCGCCCCTCCGACCTGCTCGCTCCGGCCAGGTGAGCCCCCGGCCTCCTGCTGGGCACTTCATGCCCATCTACTCTGCGTACCTCGAACCGGCTCCTCTCTCTGGGTCGAGGGGACaccctcggccgccgccgccgccgccatgccGGGCCCCGCGCTGCTTCCGGTAGTTGGGCTGCCCGCGCCTGCGCGCCGCGcgtgccccgccccgccccgccccgccccgccgccccgccgccccgccgccgccctccccgcgCGGGCTCACCGCCCCGAGGTACTCCGTCTCCCCGCTGAGTTGTGCGGCTCCGGAGGAGTAATACAAAGAGTAAGCGTGAAGCTGAAATTGAGGCTAAAATAAGCCATAGTGAGTCCCTCCGTTGGCAACAGTCGCGACGTCTGGAACTGACATTGCGCTCATCCCTGTCACTAGTCTAGTAAAACCCGATGACCTACCTGTCTGGGGCCGGTTGCGCTCAGGTGGCCCGCTGACCAAAGCCACAGGGCCAAGTTACCCTCTCCCGAGAGACGCCCCCACCCAGGCCTGTATTCGTCGCCAAAGACTGCTCAGGAAATCCACGCTTTTGAAGGCAGTCTCATCCTTCCCTTGGGAAACCTTCAGTCATTGATTCCTGAGCCGAAATACTGGTCCTTCAGTGTCTTGGTTAAACAACTCATTtgcccctttttcttttaagattttatttattattcatgagagacacagagagagaaagtgagagagagggagaagcaggccccatgcagggagcccgatgccgactccatcctgggtctcctgcatcacgccctgggccagaggcaggcgctaaaccgctgagccacccggagatCCCCAGCCCCTTTCTGAAACTGCAGGTTGGCACCTACTTCTCTTCAGCTGATACAGCCTTTCTGGAAGAACGCTTTGTAACTTTTTACAGCTGAGGATACACTCTAGTTATCTTGATTGAGTTTAGCTGTTTCACAAGTCTCCTAGGTGTATACACTGTACATGACGGGATGGTGAAAAGGGTGGGAGAAGGGAATGGATGAGAAAAAGCAACTGGGGATCAAGGTGCAAAATGAGAAAGAGGTAAagatcacaggggaagggaagaagcaCATATAGTGAGTCTTGGGATGCAGACCTATATACCCAAAATTTTGGTGTAGATTCCTAGTTATTTTTCATCTCACCTTCTTACCTCCCACACcctacaccacacacacacacacacacacacacacacacacacacacaccagctacCCCTCATGGTAGCCTAAGGGCTACCTTACTCTCTTCATCCTGAGGACCAGGTCTCCCAAGGTCACTGTCTCCACTCTTTAAATGGTACAGTCATAATACTCACCATTTCAAATCACTCCTAAAAGTCAGAAGTTCTTATTTCAGAACTTCTCAGGCAGCCCAGCTCCTTCACATTGTCACTGCCCCCACTCTGCACCTTCCAGCAAGGATGAGTACTCCAGCCCAAGTACAAGAATGGTTCACAGCTCCAGCCTTCTTCCTCGTACCATCCCAGAAGCAAAACGCAAAGGTCctgatttttctaatgatttttattgataGTCACCAGAGAAACCCATATTATCCCTTGCAAAAATAGGGTCAGAGCCCACCACATTTTATTCCAAAGATCTCAAAATCCTGGAGTCATTTCTTTGTCTGATTCTTCTCAGGTTCCATCTATGTGCCTGTTTACAGCTCTCGCAGTTCCCAGTGTTTAGTGAAATGTCGGGAGCAGGCTTCTCAACTGAGCCTTCATGGTTTTTGCCCTGGATGGAGAGGTCACTCACTCCCAACTCCTCTGCAACACTGTAATCTCCAATGTGAGAAAGTCTCATCTCCTCCAAGgcttccccttctcttccaccTGGAAACTCTATGGGGAAGACAAGAATTCCATGGCTGCTAGCAGCAGATCTCTAGATGCACAAAGGATAAAGATTTACTGGCAAATTGGAAGACATTTAGATAATGCTGCTCTCTTGGCTTCTACTTTTCTCACAAATCGTGGTTATCCGGGTGCCAGGTGCTTAGGGAACATAACCCTGGCTTCCTTTATTCTgtttgttaatgatttttttttttttcatcacagcAGAGCTAGGAGCACAGGGAGTAAGAAGCCCAGGGTGAAATGTTACTTCAAAGAGCTACACAGAGCTACATGGCTACCACAGAAACACGGAGTCACAAGCCTAAGCATGATGCAAGCGACACACAGAAACATTGGTTCAAAAGGCCGGACCCAGGTGGGACTCAGCAGTAGCAGTGGAGGGATCTGCTGCCCTAGAAGTGGAGGGCATGTCCTGAGGAGTTCTCTATGGAGGCAATGAGAGAGGAGCCAGCTATCTGATGCTTTAGaatccctcccccaccactctcCTGCCCACCCTGGACTCCCCAGGGGTCTGGAGTCACAGGTGAGGTTGGCTGCAGATGCTCCCAAATGCCTTGATCCCCCTGTTGGAAGAAAAAGGGACAGGTTATTTGAAGGAAGAATTTGGGTCCCACTCTACTTCCTTTTATCTAGAAAATCTGGATCTGATTCTTCAACCTCAGACCATCTCCTGGAGGCCACAGCAGCCCTCAGGCCAGAGCAATCAACCTCAGATCTTCCCTCCACTCCTTACCTCCACTGATATAGTGACTACTAGGAACATGTTCTGCAGGAGCCTGAAAACAGgctatttcaaaaatgttttgccTCCACTCACTGAGTAGAACAGATGGTAGGGTTCAAATGTGGGAAACCAAGAGGACTCAAGTGAAGGGCCACTCACCATGCCTGGGGAGGAAGCTagctgctccttcctctccagcATCTCTAGCTTTGAGCCCACAGCATCTACTTGGGACATGACTCCTTCCAAGACAGTCTCCAACTGAAGAACTCTCCTTGTGAGTCTGCAGGATTTGAGAGAGACTAAGGGAGCAAAAATATGCATCATGGGGCTAAACATCTATAGGGGTAGGGGAGACATTATGGTCTGTGTGTGAATGGGAGCAAGGAAGGTAAGGCCCAGTCTTGTAGGGAGAATAAAGGAGAAGGGGAACACAGGTTCTCCCTGGGCTAGGACAGAAAATTAGAAGGTTATGGAAAGAAGCTCAACATAGGACATTACAAACACACTCAGCCCTGCTGCACATACGTGTAGAATTCTTCTCCTGAAACCCAGCCATCTGCTCTGGTAGCCTCTGGACCCGACTCGCCTGGTGAGCTACTCACAATGGATTGTCCTAGGTTCTCAATCTCTGCGTTGAGGACCACCTGATTAGGAAGTCAGAGAGGAGAAGATGACTCTGGGAAGTCATCAGCTCCTATTTCATCACCTGCTCTGATGGACTCTCAGGACCAGGCCCTTAGGCTCCAGTTCATtctattccctttctctctgaatCTCTAGAGACAATAGGATCAGTGTAGTAGTGCTGGACACAAAGCTGGACCAACCTCTGGGAGGGAATCACCTTccacagaaacacagaaacaaaacatgaGCTCTTGGAAGCCTTGATTAATGAGACCCTCACTAGAAGCCAACTCAGTTTGGGAAAGGAAGAACACTACCAGAATTCCTGCCACTTTCCCTCCTGCCCTTGATTTTGGGGTCTATACTAGATAGGGATGAAGCAGGCACAGCAGGTATAGCTAAGGATCCAAGTTTGAAAATCCCAAGGAGAAAGTAAGTCCTCAGAAAGAATTGTCAGGGATTCTTGGATAATtgatcctccccccccccacccacccacccaagaCTATGTtttagagcagtggttttcaaccttGGCTATGCATTGCAATCACTTGGGGAGTTTTTAAAAGTACTGATGTCTGAGTCTCTCACTCCCCCAGCGATTATGTCTAGAGTGTAGAGACCTGAGTATGAGGATTATTTGActctccacccctaccccactGGGGTATTCTAATATGCAGCAGTTTGAGAATCACTATTCTAGAGagttctctcctgcccctctaTTGAAGGATTTTCAGTTTGGATTTGTGTTCTGGGTGTGttggcagggaagggagagagagtggtTTTCTTTCACTGCCTCTGCATCAGCCAACTGGGCTCACCCTCTTTTCCTCCAGGTCCTGTTGCATTTGTTCCTGCTCTTTTTTGTCCAGGATGTGATTTCCATCTTGATCAAACCTGGTGAAGGCGGCTGTGAGCTCAGTGATCTCATGCTCTGCGTGCCCAAGTctggggaaaacagtatgaggAAATGACTTCTGACCTGTTGTGGCTGTGATCTCTCAATTATAGACTCCCTACTTTTTTTCAGACTTCATGACTCTTGCTCTCTGGGGAAGAATGAGACTACGTGGGAAGGCCAGGATCTCCAAAGTTTAGCAATTTTACTCCCAAGAAATTGTTTGAATCTATGCCTTCCTTCTCTTAGTCCTGATAAATAGTTTTAGGCCCTCCAGTGTTCTATAGGAATTATTGCAAAATTTCTTTGCCCTAAATACTCCATCCCCCCAATCCCACCCTTCATTCCCTACCCCTGAAATTCATACTCTATAATGCAACTAGAGTAATTAAGCTTTCCAAGGTGCAAGTCTAAATACACCCATTCTCTGCTTAAAATCTCTCCTGGGAACCCTATTCTTAGGATAGATTGGTGGTATACAAGGTCTTTCCCAATGTTGCCCTTCTTCATTCCTCTGGTCTCATCTCCTGCTATGTTCCACTTTTATTTGATACCTTAGCAATGCTTAGCTAACATGTACCCTACATGTTGCTCAACTTAACACTTTTATCTCTTGGAATGGACTTCCCCTGCTTGTCTACATGTAGGAACTTATCCTCCTGTAGGTATTCATAcatcacctcttccaggaagccttctcttaAGCTCAAAAATAGAACTGAATACTCTTTTTACTTTGTGCTCTGTATCTTTTAGTCAATTCGGTTGTTGAACTTGTTCTGTAATTCAGTTTATTTGCTTACATGTGTGTGAGCTCCTGGGGGACAAAGACTTTGTCTTATTTAATTGTGTGCCCTACTCAGTGCCTGGATCACAGCTGGTGCtcacaatatattttttcagtgtgTGTTAATATGTTTGACTGGGAAACAGGGAGGCTAAGAGAATAGGCCCATGTTTGTAGGGGAGCATAGAACCAACTACAGAGCTTTGTGGGAATGAGAAATGTATGTAATAATTAGGaaattatattattacattaGTTCCAAGAGTTGTTCGACAAGGTCCAGGAAGTTATAGAACATGGCTGGAGACCTTTAAACCAAGGGCACAATTCTGATGGTCAGAATCAGAGCTCTGTAGGCCAAAGGCCAAAACCAAGGTCAGAGGCCCATAGGCCAAGATCAGAAGTTTTAAGGCAAAGGGTATATGGTTGAGGGTCAAAGACTTATTATAGATCAATCTCAGAAAAGATTGGATCTCTGGTTGCTCACTCCCTCAAGGTGTTGGTGAAATCTTCAAATTGGATCTCTTGCTCCCCACCCTGCAGGACCTTCTGTACATCTGAAACCCGCTCCTTCCTCAAACGCAGCCTCAGTAGGGTCTTGTTGTAGCcctggaagggaaaaggaaacaggTACCAGTTCCCACAGCCTTCCTTGCCCACGCCTCCATCACAGGATGCCAGGCTTCCAGGGATAAATCAAAGCCACACAAAGGCACAGGTCCTTATACCAGTCGGAACAGACCAGGCCTTGGGCTTGGGTCCTAATGCAGATGTGTGGCTCAAGGAGACTGAGTGGTTACCTGTTTCAGGAGATCAGAAAGTTGCAGCTCATCCTTCTGTCCAGCCAACTCTTCCTTGACCTCTGAGTATGTGTCATTGATGATGGCCAGGAACATGTTCTGAAGATAAAGTGGGGACCCGGGTCCTCACCCACATACCTACTAACAGAATTGAGCCCACTAACCTTATTAATGTCCCAGATACATATTCTAAAGGAGCCAATGTTTTCAATCTCAACTCTGCAGCCCACTAACCCCCACATCTCAGAGTCCCCAAGCCCCTGTTCAGCACAATCCCCTATTAGGGATGGATCAAGCTCCTGCTATCTTCACTCAGTTGCTTTGTAGTAACCTGACTACATCATATGTCAGGGTTCACCTCCATATAAGAGCCTACCAATCACTGAGAGTGCAGTTTTGCTGTCTTTACCATCTAATCCCAATCTAACCCATCTATCTCTAACCATGATCAAATAAAGAAACCTGCTGgctttgttaataaaaattaagccCAGATCTTTCATAgttggcacagagaaagagaatataaagcAATGGTGATATAAATAGCTAGAGATTCCTTGAGGAAGAGGAGAATAGATATAGAAGCTTCTAGATTCAACCACTTTTCTTCATAGGgtacttttctctccctttccatccttGGAGAATAAAGGTTTCATTATACTGAGGGAGTCTGCAGATTCCCTTATACTCTGCAAACTGCCTGACGTGCTGGACACACTGAGCACATTAGCCAGCTCTTGGGAGAGCCAGAGCTTCCCCCACCTGATTCTCTACCCCTGACTGGAGATACCCATTTTAATCCTGGGTATAGAgcatggggttgggggggggagcTAAAACCTCACTCTACAGGTCCTTTATGTCTCCACCCCTCAGGCTCCCAATTCCCACCTCTCAGAGGGACCCTCACCAGGAGCacgaagaagacaaagaagacatAGGTGACAAAGTAGGCAGGTCCCAGGATGCGGTTGGCATTGTCAATAGCGTTGTAGTCAAAGTCCCCAAGGATGATCCGGAACTGAGTGAAACTGAGAGACCAGGGTCTGGGCTTCACCCAGAGCCTAACCACAGCCCTGACCCCTATTCACACCCCCAACACACTTTCCTAACTACCACTCTTCGGTGAACTCAGACTCACTATATTTCCAAactgagagaaagagtgaggtaCAGAGATACTTGAGCATACACACCAGGACTTCTGGAGATTCTCACACAGATGCTTTAAGCACAGACATGCCTGCACATGTACACCCAGCCTCCCCAAGGATACGCACACCCACAAAACTGGAGGgtgaggggcccaggaggagggaaaagggcaagacacacacatgcacttgaTGAAAGTGCTAAAGTTTTCCACTTGGGTTCCAAAAAGCAGGTAGCCGAGTTGAGCATAGGCAAAGAAAACGATGAAGAACATGACAGCAAATCCCAGGATGTCCTTGGCACAGCGGGCCAGTGTGGAGGAGAGCTGAGTCATGGTTTTGTTGAAGCTGATGTACTTGAATATCTGGACAGGCCATGTCGAACCAAGcagtgaaggaagaaaagagaaaagctttgAATAGTCCACTCCACGGGCTATAAAGGTCACAGGAGTTGGCAAACCAGACAAGGAAAATGAGACAAGTACTGAGGAAGGGAGAATGAGTGCCCTGAGGTgttgctggggtgggggtcccaAGGTACCTTGATCCAGGCAAAGAAGAGGTTCACGGCATTCATGTTGTTGTACTGTGTCTGCCAGAAGGCGAGGAACTCAAAGTCAGCATACATGTTTGGCTGCTGCAGGAGCTTCCCCATCAGCCGATTCACCTCAAGGGTTCTGAATATGTGGAAGCCCACAGCCACAATGGAGAGCTGTCATCAGAGAGATCAGAGGTGTCAAGAAAAGTCAGGATCTCAAGAGAAGTTCAATGATAAGGTCCAAGGGGAGAGCTGGGGTAGGTAAAtcaggtgaggaaaaaaaaaatccttccattcTGAGTTGTTGACTATCTCAGGTTCAAATGGAACTGAATAGGATGATTAGCGGAACGTCTTAAATCCCGAGAAGGCTTTGGAAGCAGTGGTAAATATGTAAAGTACCATGGATAATTGGAGccaagtaattttatttcttccaccaCTTCCTAGCCTTGGTTGAGAAGCTAATGTGTCCTATTAATAAGGAAGAACATGAAGATAAAGAGGCAGAATATT from Canis lupus familiaris isolate Mischka breed German Shepherd chromosome 28, alternate assembly UU_Cfam_GSD_1.0, whole genome shotgun sequence encodes:
- the BLOC1S2 gene encoding biogenesis of lysosome-related organelles complex 1 subunit 2 isoform X1, coding for MAAAAAAEGVPSTQREEPVRDDAAVETAEEAKEPAEADITELCRDMFSKMATYLTGELTATSEDYKLLENMNKLTSLKYLEMKDIAINISRNLKDLNQKYAGLQPYLDQINVIEEQVAALEQAAYKLDAYSKKLEAKYKKLEKR
- the BLOC1S2 gene encoding biogenesis of lysosome-related organelles complex 1 subunit 2 isoform X2, coding for MFSKMATYLTGELTATSEDYKLLENMNKLTSLKYLEMKDIAINISRNLKDLNQKYAGLQPYLDQINVIEEQVAALEQAAYKLDAYSKKLEAKYKKLEKR
- the PKD2L1 gene encoding polycystic kidney disease 2-like 1 protein isoform X3; the protein is MLWKVQEGQELQKMGSGAWDNPAYSGPPSPRGTLKICTISSAMPPQPQIQKPEDGPQEKAYRTLVSSCCFQICRGIRGLWGTTLTENTAENRELYVKTTLRELLVYIVFLVDICLLTYGMTSSSAYYYTKVMSELFLHTPSDTGVSFQAISSMADFWDFAQGPLLDSLYWTKWYNNQSLGHGSHSFIYYENLLLGVPRLRQLRVRNDSCVVHEDFREDILSCYDVYSPDKEEQLPFGPLNGTAWTYHSQDELGGSSHWGRLTSYSGGGYYLDLPGSRQASAEALQDLQEGLWLDRGTRVVFIDFSVYNANINLFCVLRLVVEFPATGGAIPSWQIRTVKLIRYVSNWDFFIIGCEIIFCIFIVYYMVEEILELHIHRLHYLSSIWNILDLVVIMLSIVAVGFHIFRTLEVNRLMGKLLQQPNMYADFEFLAFWQTQYNNMNAVNLFFAWIKIFKYISFNKTMTQLSSTLARCAKDILGFAVMFFIVFFAYAQLGYLLFGTQVENFSTFIKCIFTQFRIILGDFDYNAIDNANRILGPAYFVTYVFFVFFVLLNMFLAIINDTYSEVKEELAGQKDELQLSDLLKQGYNKTLLRLRLRKERVSDVQKVLQGGEQEIQFEDFTNTLRELGHAEHEITELTAAFTRFDQDGNHILDKKEQEQMQQDLEEKRVVLNAEIENLGQSIVSSSPGESGPEATRADGWVSGEEFYTLTRRVLQLETVLEGVMSQVDAVGSKLEMLERKEQLASSPGMGDQGIWEHLQPTSPVTPDPWGVQEFPGGREGEALEEMRLSHIGDYSVAEELGVSDLSIQGKNHEGSVEKPAPDISLNTGNCESCKQAHRWNLRRIRQRNDSRILRSLE